In Zea mays cultivar B73 chromosome 7, Zm-B73-REFERENCE-NAM-5.0, whole genome shotgun sequence, the following proteins share a genomic window:
- the LOC103633297 gene encoding uncharacterized protein, giving the protein MAHMSRVWAAATVAAVRAQRERAPSAAAGARDRLAGLAPQAAALAGARAACADGRRQAGADESLRKAMYLSCWGPS; this is encoded by the coding sequence ATGGCGCACATGAGCCGGGTGTGGGCGGCGGCCACGGTGGCCGCCGTGCGTGCGCAGCGCGAGAGGGCGCCTTCCGCCGCGGCGGGGGCGCGGGACCGGCTGGCCGGGCTGGCCCCGCAGGCGGCCGCGCTggccggggcgcgggcggccTGCGCCGACGGGCGCAGGCAGGCCGGCGCCGACGAGTCGCTCCGCAAGGCCATGTACCTCAGCTGCTGGGGACCCAGCTGA